A window of the Hevea brasiliensis isolate MT/VB/25A 57/8 chromosome 6, ASM3005281v1, whole genome shotgun sequence genome harbors these coding sequences:
- the LOC110672427 gene encoding putative leucine-rich repeat receptor-like protein kinase At2g19210 isoform X2, protein MDGWQRCFLFSILWLIFTPMDATFGSHKVTAAANNEPAGGRKLATGSISIDCGVNDDYVDDNVGLLYKSDRDFISTGENHDAELGSTQFEAFTERLCKNLRSFPTGRKNCYTLRPKQGKNHNYFIKTLFCYGNYDGKNQPPKFDLYIGVNYWITVEGLASFLWRTYDLFHFSSTDIIHLCLVNTNVGVPFISALELHPVNDSIYRSEFGSLMVARRSQLSYPTDLNFRYKDDVFQRIWRTYGLANTTWVNATSDIQVQEIDDSYKLPIEVLKTAAQPQKGLHSLRYNISFICSPSCDFYVYFHFAEIVEIPQDQRREFTITLNDLNYGPISLEYLKPRTIPLKSPNEGEINFTINPTSNSDLPPILNAFEILSVVKLPRSPTDQADVDAIMAVMQSYNINGDELQGDPCVPRDLLWNGLNCSYDNNLPRIISLDLSSRKLTGEIASPLSALKAIQYLDLSYNELTGILPNFFSELLNLTLLDLSYNEMTGPVPEFLAQLPNLKTLNLIGNKFTGSIPQSLIAKSNNGTLQLSFDKNPNLCQSDSCEKKKHFLLPVVASIISILMLLLLCMIAISWRYRRQKAIAETQKSKNQTFSYSEIVSITDNFNTTIGGGGFGKVYFGTLKDGTQVAIKLLSQSSKQGYKEFQAEVQLLIIVHHRNLVSLIGYCNDSHNLALVYEYMVNGNLREHLSDTSGNILTWKERFQIAVDAAYGLEYLHNGCKPPIIHRDLKTSNILLNEKLQAKIADFGLSRAFTRESGSHVSTCPAGTFGYLDPEAQASGNFSKKSDIYSFGIILLELITGQPAIVRNIDGNFIGIHQWIRPIIERGDIQSIVDPRLRGEFDANSAWKVVEIAFACVSNTAIQRPDMSHVLAELQECLAIVMAVEESQTMEARAVRLNNSLRMSYLDIDTDMAPSPR, encoded by the exons ATGGATGGTTGGCAGAGGTGCTTTTTGTTTTCAATACTATGGCTAATCTTTACTCCAATGGACGCTACTTTTGGGAGCCATAAAGTAACTGCAGCAGCAAATAATGAGCCAGCTGGAGGAAGAAAGCTTGCCACCG GCTCCATAAGCATCGATTGCGGGGTGAATGATGATTATGTGGATGACAATGTAGGATTGCTTTACAAATCAGACAGAGATTTTATAAGCACCGGGGAAAATCATGATGCAGAACTCGGGTCCACTCAATTCGAGGCCTTTACAGAACGGCTGTGTAAGAATTTAAGAAGTTTCCCAACGGGAAGAAAAAATTGCTACACTCTGCGACCTAAACAGGGAAAAAACCATAATTACTTCATCAAAACTCTCTTTTGTTATGGCAATTATGATGGCAAGAATCAGCCTCCAAAGTTTGATTTGTATATAGGAGTTAACTATTGGATAACGGTGGAAGGTCTAGCTAGTTTTCTTTGGAGAACATACGACTTGTTTCATTTTTCTTCAACTGATATTATTCATTTGTGTCTTGTGAACACAAACGTTGGCGTACCTTTCATTTCAGCATTGGAATTACACCCTGTGAATGATTCCATTTATAGAAGTGAGTTTGGATCATTAATGGTTGCTCGAAGATCTCAACTGAGCTATCCTACCGACTTGAATTTCAG GTACAAGGATGATGTCTTTCAGCGCATCTGGAGAACTTATGGGTTAGCAAATACGACTTGGGTCAATGCCACATCAGATATACAAGTCCAGGAAATTGATGATTCATATAAACTACCCATTGAAGTTTTAAAAACTGCAGCCCAGCCCCAGAAAGGCCTTCACTCATTGAGATACAACATTAGCTTTATCTGTTCCCCATCATGTGATTTTTATGTCTACTTTCACTTTGCTGAAATTGTAGAGATTCCACAAGATCAACGAAGAGAATTTACAATTACTCTGAATGATCTCAACTATGGACCCATTAGCCTGGAATACTTGAAGCCACGGACTATACCTCTTAAATCACCAAATGAAGGAGAGATTAACTTCACTATCAATCCAACAAGCAACTCCGACCTTCCACCCATTCTCAATGCCTTTGAGATTCTCAGTGTAGTTAAGCTTCCTCGTTCTCCAACAGACCAAGCAgatg TTGATGCAATCATGGCCGTCATGCAATCATACAACATAAATGGAGATGAATTGCAAGGAGACCCCTGTGTGCCGAGAGATCTTTTATGGAATGGTTTGAATTGTAGTTATGACAACAATCTTCCAAGGATCATCTCTCT GGACCTCAGTTCAAGGAAATTGACTGGGGAGATAGCTTCGCCACTCTCCGCCCTCAAGGCAATTCAGTACTT gGATTTATCATACAATGAATTGACTGGAATTCTCCCCAATTTTTTTTCTGAACTGTTGAACTTAACTTTGCT GGATTTATCTTACAATGAAATGACAGGGCCGGTGCCAGAATTTTTAGCACAACTGCCAAATTTAAAAACTCT AAATTTAATTGGGAACAAGTTCACTGGATCCATTCCACAATCACTTATAGCAAAGTCTAATAATGGAACATTGCAGTTAAG CTTCGACAAAAACCCAAATTTATGCCAGTCGGATTCATGTGAGAAAAAGAAGCATTTTCTTCTTCCAGTTGTGGCATCAATTATATCAATCTTGATGCTTCTACTCCTATGCATGATAGCTATCTCTTGGAGATATAGAAGACAGAAAG CAATAGCAGAAACACAAAAATCAAAGAATCAGACCTTTAGTTACTCAGAGATTGTTAGTATTACTGATAACTTTAATACCACCATTGGAGGAGGGGGCTTTGGAAAAGTTTACTTTGGAACCCTAAAAGATGGCACTCAGGTTGCAATTAAGCTGTTATCCCAATCATCAAAGCAAGGCTACAAGGAATTTCAAGCAGAG GTGCAGCTATTGATTATTGTTCATCATAGGAATTTGGTTTCACTAATTGGATATTGTAATGATAGTCATAACTTGGCATTAGTATACGAGTACATGGTTAATGGAAACTTGCGAGAGCATTTATCAG ATACTAGTGGAAATATTCTCACTTGGAAAGAGAGATTTCAAATAGCAGTAGATGCAGCTTATG GACTGGAGTATCTACATAATGGCTGCAAACCACCGATTATCCATAGGGATTTGAAGACTTCCAACATCTTATTGAATGAAAAATTGCAAGCAAAGATCGCTGATTTTGGATTATCTAGAGCTTTCACCAGAGAAAGTGGTTCACATGTATCAACTTGTCCTGCTGGCACATTTGGTTACCTCGATCCTGA GGCTCAAGCATCAGGAAACTTTAGTAAAAAAAGTGATATTTATAGCTTTGGGATTATTCTACTTGAGCTAATAACTGGTCAACCTGCAATAGTAAGAAACATCGATGGAAACTTCATTGGCATACATCAGTGGATTAGACCTATAATTGAGAGGGGTGATATTCAGTCCATTGTTGATCCTAGATTGCGAGGAGAATTCGATGCCAATTCTGCTTGGAAAGTTGTGGAGATTGCCTTTGCTTGTGTATCAAACACTGCAATACAGAGGCCGGACATGAGTCATGTACTGGCTGAATTACAAGAGTGCTTAGCTATAGTAATGGCTGTTGAAGAATCCCAAACAATGGAAGCTAGGGCGGTAAGATTAAACAATTCGCTTCGAATGAGTTATCTGGATATTGATACTGATATGGCTCCTAGTCCAAGGTAA
- the LOC110672427 gene encoding putative leucine-rich repeat receptor-like protein kinase At2g19210 isoform X1, whose product MDGWQRCFLFSILWLIFTPMDATFGSHKVTAAANNEPAGGRKLATGNPGSISIDCGVNDDYVDDNVGLLYKSDRDFISTGENHDAELGSTQFEAFTERLCKNLRSFPTGRKNCYTLRPKQGKNHNYFIKTLFCYGNYDGKNQPPKFDLYIGVNYWITVEGLASFLWRTYDLFHFSSTDIIHLCLVNTNVGVPFISALELHPVNDSIYRSEFGSLMVARRSQLSYPTDLNFRYKDDVFQRIWRTYGLANTTWVNATSDIQVQEIDDSYKLPIEVLKTAAQPQKGLHSLRYNISFICSPSCDFYVYFHFAEIVEIPQDQRREFTITLNDLNYGPISLEYLKPRTIPLKSPNEGEINFTINPTSNSDLPPILNAFEILSVVKLPRSPTDQADVDAIMAVMQSYNINGDELQGDPCVPRDLLWNGLNCSYDNNLPRIISLDLSSRKLTGEIASPLSALKAIQYLDLSYNELTGILPNFFSELLNLTLLDLSYNEMTGPVPEFLAQLPNLKTLNLIGNKFTGSIPQSLIAKSNNGTLQLSFDKNPNLCQSDSCEKKKHFLLPVVASIISILMLLLLCMIAISWRYRRQKAIAETQKSKNQTFSYSEIVSITDNFNTTIGGGGFGKVYFGTLKDGTQVAIKLLSQSSKQGYKEFQAEVQLLIIVHHRNLVSLIGYCNDSHNLALVYEYMVNGNLREHLSDTSGNILTWKERFQIAVDAAYGLEYLHNGCKPPIIHRDLKTSNILLNEKLQAKIADFGLSRAFTRESGSHVSTCPAGTFGYLDPEAQASGNFSKKSDIYSFGIILLELITGQPAIVRNIDGNFIGIHQWIRPIIERGDIQSIVDPRLRGEFDANSAWKVVEIAFACVSNTAIQRPDMSHVLAELQECLAIVMAVEESQTMEARAVRLNNSLRMSYLDIDTDMAPSPR is encoded by the exons ATGGATGGTTGGCAGAGGTGCTTTTTGTTTTCAATACTATGGCTAATCTTTACTCCAATGGACGCTACTTTTGGGAGCCATAAAGTAACTGCAGCAGCAAATAATGAGCCAGCTGGAGGAAGAAAGCTTGCCACCGGTAACCCTG GCTCCATAAGCATCGATTGCGGGGTGAATGATGATTATGTGGATGACAATGTAGGATTGCTTTACAAATCAGACAGAGATTTTATAAGCACCGGGGAAAATCATGATGCAGAACTCGGGTCCACTCAATTCGAGGCCTTTACAGAACGGCTGTGTAAGAATTTAAGAAGTTTCCCAACGGGAAGAAAAAATTGCTACACTCTGCGACCTAAACAGGGAAAAAACCATAATTACTTCATCAAAACTCTCTTTTGTTATGGCAATTATGATGGCAAGAATCAGCCTCCAAAGTTTGATTTGTATATAGGAGTTAACTATTGGATAACGGTGGAAGGTCTAGCTAGTTTTCTTTGGAGAACATACGACTTGTTTCATTTTTCTTCAACTGATATTATTCATTTGTGTCTTGTGAACACAAACGTTGGCGTACCTTTCATTTCAGCATTGGAATTACACCCTGTGAATGATTCCATTTATAGAAGTGAGTTTGGATCATTAATGGTTGCTCGAAGATCTCAACTGAGCTATCCTACCGACTTGAATTTCAG GTACAAGGATGATGTCTTTCAGCGCATCTGGAGAACTTATGGGTTAGCAAATACGACTTGGGTCAATGCCACATCAGATATACAAGTCCAGGAAATTGATGATTCATATAAACTACCCATTGAAGTTTTAAAAACTGCAGCCCAGCCCCAGAAAGGCCTTCACTCATTGAGATACAACATTAGCTTTATCTGTTCCCCATCATGTGATTTTTATGTCTACTTTCACTTTGCTGAAATTGTAGAGATTCCACAAGATCAACGAAGAGAATTTACAATTACTCTGAATGATCTCAACTATGGACCCATTAGCCTGGAATACTTGAAGCCACGGACTATACCTCTTAAATCACCAAATGAAGGAGAGATTAACTTCACTATCAATCCAACAAGCAACTCCGACCTTCCACCCATTCTCAATGCCTTTGAGATTCTCAGTGTAGTTAAGCTTCCTCGTTCTCCAACAGACCAAGCAgatg TTGATGCAATCATGGCCGTCATGCAATCATACAACATAAATGGAGATGAATTGCAAGGAGACCCCTGTGTGCCGAGAGATCTTTTATGGAATGGTTTGAATTGTAGTTATGACAACAATCTTCCAAGGATCATCTCTCT GGACCTCAGTTCAAGGAAATTGACTGGGGAGATAGCTTCGCCACTCTCCGCCCTCAAGGCAATTCAGTACTT gGATTTATCATACAATGAATTGACTGGAATTCTCCCCAATTTTTTTTCTGAACTGTTGAACTTAACTTTGCT GGATTTATCTTACAATGAAATGACAGGGCCGGTGCCAGAATTTTTAGCACAACTGCCAAATTTAAAAACTCT AAATTTAATTGGGAACAAGTTCACTGGATCCATTCCACAATCACTTATAGCAAAGTCTAATAATGGAACATTGCAGTTAAG CTTCGACAAAAACCCAAATTTATGCCAGTCGGATTCATGTGAGAAAAAGAAGCATTTTCTTCTTCCAGTTGTGGCATCAATTATATCAATCTTGATGCTTCTACTCCTATGCATGATAGCTATCTCTTGGAGATATAGAAGACAGAAAG CAATAGCAGAAACACAAAAATCAAAGAATCAGACCTTTAGTTACTCAGAGATTGTTAGTATTACTGATAACTTTAATACCACCATTGGAGGAGGGGGCTTTGGAAAAGTTTACTTTGGAACCCTAAAAGATGGCACTCAGGTTGCAATTAAGCTGTTATCCCAATCATCAAAGCAAGGCTACAAGGAATTTCAAGCAGAG GTGCAGCTATTGATTATTGTTCATCATAGGAATTTGGTTTCACTAATTGGATATTGTAATGATAGTCATAACTTGGCATTAGTATACGAGTACATGGTTAATGGAAACTTGCGAGAGCATTTATCAG ATACTAGTGGAAATATTCTCACTTGGAAAGAGAGATTTCAAATAGCAGTAGATGCAGCTTATG GACTGGAGTATCTACATAATGGCTGCAAACCACCGATTATCCATAGGGATTTGAAGACTTCCAACATCTTATTGAATGAAAAATTGCAAGCAAAGATCGCTGATTTTGGATTATCTAGAGCTTTCACCAGAGAAAGTGGTTCACATGTATCAACTTGTCCTGCTGGCACATTTGGTTACCTCGATCCTGA GGCTCAAGCATCAGGAAACTTTAGTAAAAAAAGTGATATTTATAGCTTTGGGATTATTCTACTTGAGCTAATAACTGGTCAACCTGCAATAGTAAGAAACATCGATGGAAACTTCATTGGCATACATCAGTGGATTAGACCTATAATTGAGAGGGGTGATATTCAGTCCATTGTTGATCCTAGATTGCGAGGAGAATTCGATGCCAATTCTGCTTGGAAAGTTGTGGAGATTGCCTTTGCTTGTGTATCAAACACTGCAATACAGAGGCCGGACATGAGTCATGTACTGGCTGAATTACAAGAGTGCTTAGCTATAGTAATGGCTGTTGAAGAATCCCAAACAATGGAAGCTAGGGCGGTAAGATTAAACAATTCGCTTCGAATGAGTTATCTGGATATTGATACTGATATGGCTCCTAGTCCAAGGTAA